TATGATGGCATTAAAATTGCTGTAGTATATGATAAAAAGACAGAGAAAAAAAATAAAACATGAAAAATATAGAACAAATATTAAAAAAATTATTTTATAGAAAAGAGGTGGCCGAGCTGTTAGATAATACTGCGAATGTTTTAGATGCCCGTTTATTAATATTAGGCGATAAAGGTAATATTTTAGCAAATATTGGAAGAACCGGTTTAGGGGCGGATATTTGTATGGGTTATCCTGTAGTGGTAAACGGCGAACGGATAGCGTTGATTAAAGGAAATAAAAATGCGGCCGTTGTCGCAAATTTTATAAATTATATTGTCGGAATGGAGTTCGACAAAAGAGATTTGATAGGCGAAACCCTAAAGAGGTATAAGGAAATAAATCTTTTTTAAGATTATCTTAAAAAGATACAGGATGTTAAAGGGGATTAAAAATTAAAAAGGATAGAAAATGAAAGGATTAATAGCTTTTAATAGAAAGGAGACTTGTATTATACCGGTCATTGAAAAATATTTGACGATAAAATTTAAATTTACAGGTTTGGTAATTGCGCTGTTCATCATTATTTTTTCTATGTTTTCGTTTTCCAAAACTGTTTTTGCCGGCAAAGTTTCATCCGATAATCAAAGGATCGACGTGGGCGCTTCTTACTATTTTCTCGAGCCGCATGGAATCTATGGTTCATGGTACATCGGCACCGTGAAGTATTATAATAATTCTATTAAAAAATTCAATTATTTTATCGAAGCGGACGGATTTTCAAGAACAATAGAGGGTAAAGGCTTACTTGGAACAATCGGCGCTTACACGATTTGGACGCCCTGGCTTTACACATACTCCGATATTTCAAGCGGTACCAATTATCTTTATTTGCCTGAGTTTAGAGCAGACAATAATTTTAATTTTAAACTCGGCAAAAATAAAAATATTGTTTGGGAAATAGGCGGGTCATACATAAAATATAACGATAATAATTTAAATCTGATAGCTTCCACCGGGCTTACCTATTATTATAAGCGATGGATAGCAAGCTACCGCTTGTTCAGGGTTATCAGCGATCCTGGCAATGTTGTTTCATGGTCTCATCTTTATTCCATAGGTTACGGAAAACGTTATTGGGAGAGGACATACCTTAATGTAACTACCGGAAACGAGGCATATTTAACGACATACCTGCCGGTACGGTATCAAAGCGCCGTAAATTATAATGCTCTGAATATAGAAATACGCCAAAGGATATGGCTAAAAAAAGATTTTGGAATTATAGGAAAATTGGACTATTTTATTCTTCAAGGTAATTATAGAGCTTACGGAATAAGTATAGGTATTTTTAAAAACTTCTGATTAATATTAATAGTTAATAATAGATGAATAATAAACAGACATGAAAACAGACACGATAAAAGATACTATTTACTACCACAGGGCATACAGAAAGGAAACGTTTTCCAAAAAAAAAGTTTTTTGGGAAAGCATAGGTCTTTTATCGCCTGTTTTATTGGTGCTATTTCTTTATCCAGCCATAACCCTTTATATATGTAGGTTTTCTATATTTATTCTTTCCAAATACTTTATCAATGGAAAAATTGGGATATTAAAAAGCCATTATATTTTCTCAAGCTTATATATAGTTTCTATGTATTCGCTCTTTCATTCGCCGCTATTTTATTTAGTGTTTTTTTTATTTTCTATTTTAGCTCTCTTAATTATGTTTCTTTTTATAAAGACGCATATTTTTAAGCCGGTTTTTTTATATTTAATGTATATATTATTAATAAACGCGATATCTTCGGCGTTTTTTGTCCTTGTCCCGTTCAAATTTCCATATGACCTTACGACATTTTCAGATTTATACATAAAAACTGAAGTGGCAATATGGTTTTTTATACCTGTTATTCTTGCGATGGCATTAGTTCCTTTACCGTCCAATTTTTTCATAAAATTTTTAGTTTCCATTGCCGTATTAATTTATTCCGTGATATTTGGCGTTATTCGGTATATTTTATTTTTATATATACTGCAAAAATTTTCTTTTGTATTTATGGCGGCGCTTTTTTTTGCTTTTGGTCCATTAGTTGATTTTTTATATATAGTAGGCATCTATTCTTATTATTTTAGTACGGTAGCAGAAAAAAATAAAAA
This is a stretch of genomic DNA from Candidatus Acidulodesulfobacterium ferriphilum. It encodes these proteins:
- the yaiO gene encoding YaiO family outer membrane beta-barrel protein; amino-acid sequence: MKGLIAFNRKETCIIPVIEKYLTIKFKFTGLVIALFIIIFSMFSFSKTVFAGKVSSDNQRIDVGASYYFLEPHGIYGSWYIGTVKYYNNSIKKFNYFIEADGFSRTIEGKGLLGTIGAYTIWTPWLYTYSDISSGTNYLYLPEFRADNNFNFKLGKNKNIVWEIGGSYIKYNDNNLNLIASTGLTYYYKRWIASYRLFRVISDPGNVVSWSHLYSIGYGKRYWERTYLNVTTGNEAYLTTYLPVRYQSAVNYNALNIEIRQRIWLKKDFGIIGKLDYFILQGNYRAYGISIGIFKNF